A DNA window from Carnobacterium funditum DSM 5970 contains the following coding sequences:
- a CDS encoding ROK family glucokinase, which produces MSKKLIGIDLGGTTVKLAILTETGEIQKKWSVLTDISDEGSKIIPSIVNSINEHIERYNMSKDDFIGIGMGSPGTVNRVNGTVAGAYNLNWKSLQPVKTIIESGTGIPFAIDNDANVAALGERWKGAGENGDNMVFLTLGTGVGGGIVAEGNLLHGTVGAAGEVGHITVEPEGYQCTCGKKGCLETVASATGVVRLARDYADKYAGESKLKIAIDDGQLVTAKDVFDYAKQNDDLAVKVIDKVAFYLGLACGNIANILNPSTIVIGGGVSNAGEFLLDKIQDYFNTFTFPAVQNSCKIRLAQLGNDAGVIGASSLIKELMSKKDDFQKGSH; this is translated from the coding sequence ATGTCAAAAAAATTAATTGGAATTGATTTGGGTGGAACAACAGTTAAATTAGCAATATTGACTGAAACGGGAGAAATTCAGAAAAAATGGAGTGTTTTAACTGATATATCTGATGAAGGATCTAAAATAATTCCATCTATTGTAAATTCTATTAATGAACACATTGAACGCTATAACATGTCAAAAGATGATTTTATTGGAATTGGCATGGGTTCTCCAGGGACAGTAAATCGAGTAAATGGTACGGTAGCGGGTGCTTATAATCTTAATTGGAAATCATTGCAGCCAGTGAAAACTATAATAGAGTCTGGAACAGGTATTCCTTTTGCGATTGATAATGATGCCAACGTAGCTGCGCTTGGTGAGCGTTGGAAAGGTGCGGGAGAAAATGGTGACAATATGGTATTTCTAACTTTAGGCACCGGAGTTGGAGGTGGAATCGTGGCAGAAGGAAATTTATTGCACGGAACGGTAGGTGCTGCCGGTGAAGTAGGCCATATTACGGTTGAACCAGAGGGCTATCAATGCACTTGTGGGAAAAAAGGGTGTCTTGAAACCGTTGCAAGTGCAACTGGAGTGGTGCGTTTAGCACGTGATTATGCAGATAAATATGCTGGAGAATCAAAATTGAAAATAGCCATCGATGATGGTCAGCTTGTAACAGCTAAAGATGTATTTGATTATGCTAAACAAAATGATGACTTAGCAGTAAAAGTAATAGATAAAGTAGCTTTTTATTTAGGCTTGGCCTGTGGAAATATAGCCAACATTTTAAACCCTTCCACGATTGTAATTGGTGGTGGCGTCTCAAATGCTGGCGAATTTTTACTTGATAAAATTCAAGATTATTTTAATACCTTTACTTTTCCAGCAGTTCAAAATAGCTGTAAAATTCGTTTAGCGCAATTGGGAAATGATGCTGGTGTTATCGGTGCAAGTTCTTTAATAAAAGAACTCATGTCTAAAAAAGATGATTTTCAAAAAGGTTCTCATTAA
- a CDS encoding YqgQ family protein, which yields MKTLYDVQQILKRYGIFIYVGKRMWDIELMMIELKKIHNQGLIEDTEYFKALLILKKEHSIEKEKEK from the coding sequence TTGAAAACACTTTATGATGTTCAACAGATTTTAAAGAGGTACGGTATTTTTATATATGTTGGTAAGAGAATGTGGGACATTGAACTAATGATGATTGAGTTGAAAAAAATACACAATCAAGGTTTAATCGAAGACACTGAATATTTTAAAGCGCTTCTAATTCTAAAAAAAGAGCACAGTATAGAAAAAGAAAAAGAAAAATGA
- a CDS encoding rhomboid family intramembrane serine protease — protein sequence MDYQTQMKVKRFFRQPLLTYLFLSIQIILFILMTFNGGSTNTNTLIEYGAKFNPFIVLGQWWRLITPVFLHIGWMHLLINSVILYFLGIQLENYFGHWRFGLIYLLSGFAGNIASFAFNNSISAGASTAIFGLFGASLVLGKIYPYNPAIQQMARNFLLLVVINLVFGVFDSTIDLSGHIGGLAGGYLLSTAISVKDSSSNSLKKRLLYAGIFIMLSIFLIALGYWRIQLLLG from the coding sequence TTGGATTATCAAACACAAATGAAAGTAAAGCGTTTTTTCAGACAGCCCTTACTAACCTATTTATTTTTAAGTATTCAAATTATTTTATTTATCTTAATGACTTTTAATGGGGGAAGCACAAATACAAATACTTTAATTGAATATGGGGCAAAGTTTAATCCTTTTATTGTTTTAGGACAGTGGTGGCGTTTGATTACACCGGTGTTTTTACATATAGGCTGGATGCATTTGCTCATTAATTCCGTTATTTTATATTTTTTGGGCATTCAATTAGAAAATTATTTTGGTCATTGGCGCTTCGGATTAATATATTTATTAAGTGGTTTTGCAGGGAACATAGCTAGCTTTGCGTTTAATAATTCTATTTCAGCTGGAGCGAGTACGGCAATTTTCGGGCTGTTTGGAGCCTCTTTGGTACTAGGGAAAATTTATCCATATAATCCTGCCATTCAACAGATGGCGCGAAATTTTTTGCTTTTAGTCGTTATTAATTTAGTTTTTGGTGTTTTCGACTCAACTATTGATTTATCAGGGCATATCGGTGGACTTGCTGGAGGTTATCTCCTTTCAACGGCAATTAGCGTCAAAGATTCATCGTCAAATTCACTAAAGAAACGTCTTTTGTATGCGGGGATTTTTATTATGTTATCAATTTTTTTGATTGCTTTAGGTTATTGGAGAATCCAATTACTATTAGGATAA
- a CDS encoding 5-formyltetrahydrofolate cyclo-ligase, with protein MEKKNIRKKVIKQLNELDVEQKEKQAEVIIKTLFQTSEWSNAKTIAVTMSQDLELDTQVIIEKAWSENKVVVIPRAKKDRKMDFVVYTKDTPIEISSFGLREPIPDLLAISKSEIELIVVPGLAYCESGFRIGFGGGYYDRFLADYKGKTISLVLNEQKINSFKVDSFDIQIDFLITTEKIINTKK; from the coding sequence ATGGAAAAAAAGAACATTCGAAAAAAAGTGATTAAACAACTTAACGAATTGGACGTTGAACAAAAAGAAAAACAAGCAGAAGTCATAATTAAAACTTTATTTCAAACTTCTGAATGGAGTAACGCAAAGACTATCGCGGTAACGATGTCTCAGGATTTAGAATTAGACACCCAAGTTATAATTGAAAAAGCTTGGTCTGAGAATAAAGTAGTTGTTATTCCTCGTGCTAAAAAAGATAGAAAGATGGATTTTGTTGTTTATACTAAAGACACGCCAATAGAAATCTCATCTTTTGGGCTTAGAGAACCAATCCCTGATTTGTTAGCAATCTCAAAGTCTGAGATTGAGTTAATTGTGGTTCCCGGACTAGCTTATTGTGAATCTGGTTTTAGAATAGGATTTGGTGGCGGATATTATGATCGGTTCTTAGCAGATTATAAAGGAAAAACAATCTCTTTAGTTTTAAATGAACAAAAAATAAATTCATTTAAAGTCGACTCATTTGATATCCAAATTGATTTTTTGATTACAACTGAAAAGATAATTAACACAAAGAAATGA
- the rpmG gene encoding 50S ribosomal protein L33, producing the protein MRVNITLECTECKERNYISKKNKRNNPDRVEFKKYCPRERVVTLHRETK; encoded by the coding sequence ATGCGTGTAAATATCACATTGGAATGTACTGAATGTAAAGAACGTAATTACATCTCAAAGAAAAACAAACGTAATAATCCGGATCGTGTAGAATTTAAGAAATATTGCCCTCGCGAACGTGTTGTTACTTTACATCGTGAAACAAAATAA
- a CDS encoding FeoB-associated Cys-rich membrane protein: MDLWIIVIILLVVAIALIGWSFYKKDNGEAIKEEFEELSLQLLQDIYGLKKRISVLEEELNIHTEEKAVSAKIHDVLKKHVITLYTQGVSSEDIANQTRLSQATIKVVIDEYIDKK, from the coding sequence GTGGACTTATGGATAATAGTTATTATCTTGTTAGTTGTTGCCATTGCTTTAATTGGATGGTCTTTTTATAAAAAAGATAATGGTGAAGCAATTAAGGAAGAATTTGAAGAACTTTCTCTACAATTATTACAAGATATCTACGGATTAAAAAAACGTATTTCTGTTTTAGAAGAAGAATTAAACATTCATACAGAAGAAAAAGCTGTATCAGCAAAAATTCATGATGTATTGAAAAAGCACGTCATTACCCTTTATACTCAAGGCGTTTCTTCTGAAGATATAGCAAACCAAACAAGATTATCACAAGCAACCATCAAAGTTGTGATAGATGAATACATTGACAAAAAATAA
- a CDS encoding peptidoglycan D,D-transpeptidase FtsI family protein: MKSNKKKSNKKKSHIPFRLNLLFFTVFLLFAALILRLGYLQIVQGEEFETQVQRTETTLATGTVPRGEIYDSQYRKLVGNNPLQAITYTRGKGVSAKDMATLASKLAKFIDIPHTTQLEIDKKFELSKRDLQDFWIAINEENLNKRLSKKELALTGTEFYQAQISYITDEDIQLSTEEQKAAAIFKRMNGAYALSTINIKSENVTDEEVAKVSENLLTLPGIDTGTDWVRTYPRGNMLGSILGKVTTESKGLPDNKAATYLAKGYARNDRVGSSDLELQYEQVLSGSKSKSATETNQNGDIVNTVQSYVGKKGDNLVLTIDMNFQKIVEDIARNSLKQNRQGLNDRVYVIASDPNTGEIMAMTGQKINSETGEIEDHALGAINGAFSVGSSVKPATVLAGYMDGVLTLDDNTLVDEPLKFPGSETISSVFNRSGSVELNDISALERSSNVYMSKVAMRMGGQYTYTPGGTLNIDGGKIVSKLRNYYAQFGLGLKTGIDLPNEGSGFVGPGTDGIEPLFFSFGQYDTYTPIQMSQYVNTLANGGKRIAPRIVDEIRNTDENGNLGNIETQIEPEILNTVNVGKTEFSRVQQGMYQVVNGANGSARGAFIGAEYEAAGKTGTAEASYYGPVESAIGSAVINRTFIGYAPFDNPEITVTVVVPYLPLSNTNGENTKIGRQVLDAYFRVGEYKNLDADTKKNETE, translated from the coding sequence TTGAAATCGAATAAAAAGAAAAGCAATAAAAAAAAGTCGCATATTCCTTTTCGTTTAAATCTTTTGTTTTTCACCGTTTTTTTGTTGTTTGCAGCCCTTATTTTACGGTTAGGTTATTTGCAAATAGTACAAGGAGAAGAATTCGAAACACAAGTTCAACGTACAGAAACTACGTTAGCAACAGGAACTGTTCCTCGGGGAGAAATTTATGACAGTCAATATCGAAAATTAGTAGGAAATAATCCACTACAAGCTATAACTTATACAAGAGGCAAGGGAGTATCCGCAAAAGATATGGCAACTCTAGCTTCAAAATTAGCTAAGTTTATAGATATACCACATACGACGCAATTAGAAATAGATAAAAAATTTGAGTTATCAAAAAGAGATTTACAAGATTTTTGGATAGCAATAAATGAAGAAAATCTAAATAAACGATTATCAAAAAAAGAGTTGGCATTAACAGGAACTGAATTTTACCAAGCACAAATCAGTTATATAACGGATGAAGATATCCAGCTTTCAACTGAGGAACAAAAAGCAGCTGCTATTTTTAAAAGAATGAACGGGGCCTATGCACTGTCAACTATTAATATTAAAAGTGAAAATGTAACAGATGAAGAAGTAGCTAAAGTAAGTGAAAACTTATTAACTTTACCAGGAATAGATACAGGAACAGATTGGGTTAGAACCTACCCACGAGGTAATATGTTAGGAAGTATTTTAGGGAAAGTCACAACTGAATCAAAAGGGTTACCAGACAATAAAGCAGCAACCTATCTCGCAAAAGGATATGCTAGAAATGACCGTGTAGGTAGCAGCGACTTAGAGTTACAGTATGAACAAGTACTTAGTGGATCAAAATCAAAATCTGCTACAGAAACCAATCAAAATGGAGATATTGTTAATACGGTTCAAAGTTACGTTGGAAAAAAAGGGGATAATCTCGTCTTAACAATCGATATGAATTTCCAAAAAATTGTTGAAGATATCGCTCGTAATTCATTAAAACAAAATCGACAAGGTTTAAATGATAGAGTATATGTTATTGCATCTGATCCAAATACAGGTGAAATAATGGCGATGACCGGTCAAAAAATAAATTCGGAAACAGGCGAAATTGAAGATCATGCTTTAGGTGCTATTAACGGAGCCTTTTCAGTGGGGTCATCTGTTAAGCCGGCTACCGTTTTAGCTGGATACATGGATGGTGTTTTAACGCTTGATGACAACACGCTTGTTGATGAGCCGTTGAAGTTCCCAGGTAGTGAAACCATTAGTTCAGTATTTAATAGAAGTGGAAGTGTGGAACTCAATGATATTTCAGCTCTCGAACGTTCATCGAACGTTTACATGTCAAAAGTTGCTATGCGCATGGGTGGCCAATACACTTATACACCGGGTGGTACATTAAATATTGATGGAGGAAAAATTGTATCTAAATTAAGGAATTATTATGCACAATTTGGTTTAGGATTGAAAACTGGGATTGATTTGCCAAACGAAGGTTCAGGATTTGTTGGCCCCGGAACTGATGGAATTGAACCGTTGTTTTTCTCATTTGGTCAATATGATACTTATACGCCAATTCAAATGAGTCAATATGTTAACACGCTTGCTAATGGTGGGAAAAGAATCGCACCTAGAATCGTGGATGAAATTAGAAACACAGATGAGAATGGGAATTTGGGGAATATTGAAACACAGATAGAACCAGAAATTTTAAATACAGTAAATGTAGGTAAGACTGAATTTTCTCGTGTGCAACAAGGAATGTATCAAGTAGTAAATGGAGCAAACGGTTCTGCAAGAGGAGCTTTTATTGGAGCTGAATATGAAGCTGCCGGAAAAACTGGAACAGCTGAAGCTAGCTATTATGGGCCAGTAGAAAGTGCAATCGGATCAGCGGTTATTAACCGTACTTTTATTGGATATGCACCGTTTGATAATCCAGAAATAACTGTAACAGTCGTCGTTCCATATTTACCTTTAAGCAATACGAATGGTGAAAATACAAAAATTGGTCGTCAAGTTTTGGATGCTTACTTCCGCGTAGGAGAATATAAAAATCTAGATGCAGATACAAAGAAAAATGAAACTGAATAA
- a CDS encoding YfhO family protein: MIILQFSIKSLFNNQWPLLLAFFIPGFILAGIYIVQGVYPFGNSSLLTVDLGQQYVDFFSYYRQTFYEDPSSFFYSFSKAIGGDMVGLWAYYLTSPFNLIFLIFPQSQISLAITCLTLLKISLAGLSFGWLLKKSFNGHGFILAAFSVSYALMGYTIVNQLNVMWLDGLIFLPLIAMGIEILLFERKGLTYSLFLALALFSNYYIAYMICLFLVGYFVFRLVGMSYLPKLTFKQKIKANLSSILLFGWHSLLGAGLSAFLLLPTFYSLLKSKASYTKLIFDWDFSFPFHEMLSKLMIGAFNFDQMPSGYPNIFIGSLALISFGFYFSNRSFPLRERITGLLLIVFFVVSMNLKAFNMVWHALQYPIWYPYRFSFVVCFFMILNGYRSFMKMHGLRPLETFFSVILITIIGISVYENEYDFIQPSQIVLTIVFSLLIIFMLIIKPQRYYWLPFIFFLVTLIEMGANAQIDLSRLSYVKQDSFSTYQHLLNSDISTIKNKDSDFYRIEKTFSRSKNDSFQANFPSVSHFSSTFEREIPNFFGHLGLPVGDGFVSYSNGTLLTDSILGIKYYISEQNELYRGPQGKTGLLKKTSLLEKIENNQTANSINTSFQLSLIQTKPDLRAYQPFHESDKTVLYENPYALPILFGSNKEILNIKPISNQPIQFQEDILRSLAGLSNKTELFIPTVFDTTVYQNVSVSHSSQNQSYVKQIFNEDASVTFQFKPETNDSYYLTLDPNVKEEDVTFYLNGIPFTQYSTYRDLLVLNLAHLNKDDTITFKVALKKSSLSLKDFELYRLDQKLFSSAIKKLQQNNLTIENQSNTLIQGNLTIQPDQQLLFTSIPYSQGWSALVDGVPVETKKALNSLLVIPIKSGKHSITLKYQTPWLKEGIILTIIVVGVLLLTHLIEKKVAYCNIYERGYSE; the protein is encoded by the coding sequence GTGATTATATTGCAATTTTCTATTAAATCTCTTTTTAACAATCAGTGGCCTTTATTATTAGCATTTTTTATTCCAGGTTTTATTCTAGCTGGAATTTATATTGTACAAGGTGTTTATCCTTTTGGGAACAGTTCTCTACTGACCGTAGATTTAGGACAACAATATGTTGATTTTTTTTCTTATTATCGACAAACTTTTTATGAAGATCCCAGCAGTTTTTTTTATTCTTTTTCAAAAGCAATAGGTGGGGATATGGTAGGACTCTGGGCATATTATTTAACCAGTCCATTTAATCTTATCTTTTTGATTTTTCCACAAAGTCAAATTTCTTTAGCTATTACTTGCTTAACCCTATTAAAAATTAGTCTAGCTGGTTTAAGTTTTGGATGGTTATTAAAAAAATCTTTTAATGGTCATGGGTTTATTTTAGCAGCTTTCTCTGTTAGTTATGCCTTGATGGGCTATACCATTGTAAATCAATTGAATGTCATGTGGCTTGATGGACTTATTTTTTTACCATTAATTGCAATGGGCATTGAAATCCTGCTCTTTGAAAGAAAAGGATTAACTTATTCTCTCTTTTTGGCATTAGCTTTATTTTCCAACTATTATATAGCGTATATGATTTGTCTTTTTTTAGTAGGTTATTTTGTATTTCGTTTGGTTGGTATGTCCTATTTACCTAAATTAACATTTAAACAAAAAATCAAAGCAAATCTATCCTCTATTTTATTATTTGGATGGCATTCTTTACTTGGAGCAGGATTGAGCGCATTTTTACTTTTGCCTACTTTTTATTCTCTTTTAAAGAGTAAAGCTAGTTATACTAAATTAATTTTTGATTGGGATTTTTCTTTTCCATTTCACGAAATGTTATCTAAGTTAATGATTGGTGCCTTCAATTTTGATCAGATGCCTTCAGGATATCCAAATATTTTTATTGGTAGTCTAGCTCTTATTTCTTTTGGTTTTTATTTTTCTAACCGATCTTTTCCTCTACGCGAGCGAATAACTGGATTGTTACTGATTGTTTTTTTTGTTGTATCGATGAATTTAAAAGCATTTAATATGGTATGGCATGCTTTACAATACCCTATTTGGTACCCCTATCGATTTTCTTTTGTCGTTTGCTTTTTTATGATTTTAAATGGTTATAGAAGTTTTATGAAGATGCACGGTTTAAGACCACTTGAAACATTTTTTAGTGTTATTTTAATAACTATAATAGGAATAAGCGTATATGAAAATGAGTATGATTTTATTCAACCAAGTCAAATTGTCTTAACTATCGTATTTAGCTTGCTAATTATCTTTATGCTCATAATCAAACCACAACGTTACTATTGGCTTCCTTTTATATTTTTTCTAGTAACCCTCATTGAAATGGGAGCAAATGCACAGATTGATTTATCTCGTTTGAGTTATGTTAAACAAGATTCTTTTTCAACCTACCAGCATTTGTTAAATTCCGACATTTCAACTATTAAAAATAAAGATTCTGACTTTTATAGGATTGAGAAAACTTTTTCTAGATCTAAAAATGATAGTTTTCAAGCTAACTTTCCTAGTGTTTCCCATTTCAGTTCTACTTTCGAAAGAGAAATACCGAATTTTTTCGGTCACCTTGGATTACCAGTTGGTGATGGTTTTGTTTCTTATTCCAATGGAACGTTGCTTACTGATTCAATACTAGGAATTAAATATTATATCAGTGAGCAAAACGAACTTTATCGAGGACCTCAAGGGAAAACAGGCTTGCTAAAAAAAACTTCATTGTTGGAAAAAATAGAAAATAACCAAACAGCTAATTCTATTAATACAAGCTTTCAACTTTCTTTAATTCAAACTAAGCCTGATTTGCGTGCCTACCAGCCCTTTCATGAATCTGATAAAACAGTTTTATACGAAAATCCTTACGCACTCCCAATTTTATTCGGTAGCAACAAAGAGATTTTAAATATTAAACCAATCAGCAATCAGCCTATTCAGTTTCAAGAAGATATATTACGTTCTTTAGCGGGATTATCCAATAAAACTGAACTATTCATTCCGACTGTCTTTGACACGACTGTTTATCAAAATGTTTCTGTAAGCCATTCCTCTCAAAATCAGTCTTACGTAAAACAAATTTTTAATGAAGATGCGTCTGTCACTTTTCAGTTTAAACCAGAAACAAATGATTCGTATTATCTGACATTAGACCCCAATGTCAAAGAAGAAGATGTCACTTTTTATTTGAATGGTATCCCATTTACTCAATACTCCACTTATCGTGATTTATTGGTTTTAAATCTAGCTCATTTAAATAAAGATGATACGATTACTTTTAAAGTAGCACTTAAAAAATCTAGTCTATCACTAAAAGATTTTGAATTGTATCGGCTAGATCAAAAGTTGTTCTCTTCGGCGATTAAAAAATTACAACAAAATAATCTAACTATAGAAAATCAAAGCAATACCTTGATTCAAGGAAACCTAACCATTCAACCTGATCAACAACTCCTTTTTACTTCTATTCCTTATAGTCAAGGTTGGTCAGCTTTAGTTGATGGTGTACCAGTGGAAACTAAAAAGGCTTTAAATAGTTTGTTGGTTATACCAATTAAGTCTGGAAAACACTCAATAACATTGAAATACCAGACTCCTTGGTTAAAAGAAGGCATTATTTTAACCATTATTGTAGTAGGCGTTTTACTACTTACACATCTAATTGAAAAAAAGGTTGCGTATTGCAACATATATGAACGAGGCTATTCTGAGTAA
- a CDS encoding pentapeptide repeat-containing protein, translated as MNVNFKQYVFYQIELIAVHFDNCDISNTELIESIIQCTHFSSTKLFGTNFAQSSMMDVLFTRCFANYSSFNYTSLKKLVFTRLL; from the coding sequence GTGAATGTCAATTTTAAACAGTATGTTTTTTATCAAATAGAATTAATCGCTGTTCATTTTGATAATTGCGATATTAGCAATACAGAACTGATTGAATCAATCATTCAATGCACTCACTTTTCAAGCACTAAACTTTTTGGAACAAACTTTGCTCAATCTTCTATGATGGATGTCTTATTTACTAGATGCTTTGCTAATTATAGTTCTTTCAATTACACTTCATTAAAAAAGTTAGTTTTTACAAGACTACTTTAA
- a CDS encoding superoxide dismutase, with the protein MAYELPELPYAYDGLVPTIDEETMHLHHDKHHNAYVTNLNKAVEKYPELAKKSIEELISDLNAVPEDIRTAVRNNGGGHVNHSFFWKILSPNGKSEPTGKLKEDIESTFGSLDKFKEEFAASGAGRFGSGWAWLVLDENKLVITSTPNQDSPLSEGKTPILGLDVWEHAYYLNYKNVRPDYIKAFWNVVNWDEAAKNYAAAK; encoded by the coding sequence ATGGCTTATGAATTACCAGAACTACCTTATGCTTATGATGGATTAGTACCAACTATCGATGAAGAGACAATGCACTTACACCACGATAAACATCACAATGCTTATGTTACAAATTTAAATAAAGCAGTTGAAAAGTATCCAGAATTAGCAAAAAAATCAATTGAAGAATTAATTTCTGATTTAAATGCTGTTCCAGAAGATATTCGTACTGCAGTTCGCAATAACGGAGGCGGACACGTCAACCATAGCTTCTTTTGGAAAATTCTTTCTCCAAATGGTAAAAGTGAACCTACTGGGAAATTAAAAGAAGATATTGAATCAACTTTTGGTAGCTTAGATAAGTTTAAAGAAGAATTTGCAGCTTCAGGAGCAGGAAGATTTGGTTCCGGTTGGGCATGGTTAGTGTTAGATGAAAACAAATTAGTTATCACTTCAACACCTAATCAAGATTCTCCATTATCAGAAGGAAAAACTCCAATCTTGGGACTTGATGTATGGGAACATGCTTATTATTTAAATTACAAAAACGTGCGTCCTGATTACATCAAAGCTTTTTGGAATGTAGTTAATTGGGATGAAGCAGCAAAAAATTACGCAGCAGCAAAATAA
- a CDS encoding DUF1189 domain-containing protein, whose translation MIDIQLFNLMKASFFNPEKLSSARTLNKKKIILYLVILSFITAIPTWIQGNQLLADFKRDGQKIAEQLPSFKIEDDKLVTEESTKSFIYQTDSIIFTFDPTGEQTAEDVEQNTIGTTIGLALLKDGLYLSAPGYPGNISYSRMNGLSDTFFKDLVLGMQRVNILILIFSFILIWLASLVIVIIYNLLYTVFANLVATFSRRSLRFSDNWKIVLFASTLPTVFFALLNSFQLTPYFQLEATLAITTYFYYLSIKKIPKEKTIKK comes from the coding sequence GTGATTGATATTCAACTTTTTAACTTAATGAAAGCTTCTTTTTTTAATCCAGAAAAGTTAAGCTCGGCACGTACTTTAAATAAGAAAAAAATAATACTGTATTTAGTCATACTTTCTTTCATTACAGCTATCCCAACTTGGATTCAAGGAAATCAATTATTAGCTGACTTTAAAAGAGACGGCCAAAAAATAGCCGAACAATTGCCCTCTTTTAAAATAGAAGATGATAAGTTAGTAACTGAAGAAAGTACTAAAAGCTTTATTTATCAGACAGATTCAATTATTTTTACTTTTGATCCTACCGGTGAACAAACAGCTGAAGATGTTGAACAGAATACTATTGGTACAACAATAGGACTTGCCTTACTTAAAGATGGTTTATATCTCAGTGCACCAGGCTATCCTGGAAATATATCTTATTCTAGAATGAATGGACTATCAGATACTTTTTTTAAAGACTTAGTACTAGGAATGCAAAGAGTTAATATTTTAATCCTAATCTTTTCATTTATTTTAATTTGGTTAGCCAGTTTAGTGATTGTCATCATCTATAATTTACTTTACACGGTTTTCGCTAACCTAGTAGCTACTTTTAGTCGTCGTTCTCTTCGTTTTTCTGATAATTGGAAGATCGTTTTATTTGCATCTACTTTACCTACTGTTTTCTTCGCTCTATTGAATAGTTTTCAGTTGACTCCTTATTTCCAACTTGAAGCAACGTTAGCTATAACGACTTATTTCTATTATCTATCCATAAAAAAAATACCTAAAGAAAAAACAATTAAAAAGTAA